Proteins from one Bradyrhizobium amphicarpaeae genomic window:
- a CDS encoding MFS transporter: protein MSKPSRFDYGWVVVAAGALMTCVGFGTMLSLAVFLQPISEAMGWSRAGVSAAATLDFLCMGFAAFLWGTLSDRFGTRIVVLAGSVLLGLGLVTASQATSLWQFQLCFGVLIGVAAGSFYAPMMALASAWIDKNRSLAVALVSAGMGVSPVTIAPTASWLITAYDWRTAMLVIGCAAWALLIPACFLVRPAPVAASAGTSNAAPEVELTAAQALRTPQFIALAAAHFACCAAHSGPIFHMVSYAMVCGIAPLTAVTVYSVAGVSGLGGRLLLGTAADRFGAKPVLVGGLFVQAMCIATYLAVAQLGEFYALSVVFGLAYGGVMPLYAVLVREYFGARIMGTVFGAVSAFASLGMALGPWAGGLVFDNFQRYTWLHAGSFAIGLAAVAVALSFPTRRRPSLDLGRVAV, encoded by the coding sequence ATGAGCAAGCCGTCACGCTTCGACTATGGCTGGGTCGTGGTCGCCGCTGGCGCGCTGATGACCTGTGTCGGGTTCGGCACGATGCTGTCGCTTGCCGTGTTCCTGCAGCCGATCTCGGAGGCGATGGGTTGGTCGCGGGCAGGCGTGTCGGCGGCGGCGACGCTGGATTTCCTCTGCATGGGATTTGCCGCGTTCCTTTGGGGTACGCTGTCGGACCGGTTCGGCACGCGCATCGTGGTGCTCGCGGGAAGCGTTCTGCTGGGGCTCGGTCTGGTCACGGCGAGCCAGGCGACGAGCCTGTGGCAATTCCAGCTTTGCTTCGGCGTCCTGATCGGCGTTGCGGCCGGCAGCTTCTACGCGCCGATGATGGCGCTGGCCAGCGCCTGGATCGACAAGAACAGAAGCCTCGCGGTGGCGCTGGTCTCCGCCGGCATGGGCGTGTCGCCGGTGACGATCGCGCCGACCGCGAGCTGGCTGATCACGGCCTATGACTGGCGCACCGCGATGCTGGTGATCGGCTGTGCGGCATGGGCGCTGCTGATCCCCGCCTGCTTCCTGGTGCGGCCGGCACCGGTGGCAGCGAGCGCCGGCACCTCAAACGCAGCACCGGAGGTCGAACTGACCGCGGCGCAGGCGCTGCGCACGCCGCAATTCATCGCACTCGCGGCGGCGCATTTCGCCTGCTGCGCCGCGCATTCCGGCCCGATCTTCCACATGGTGTCCTATGCGATGGTCTGCGGCATCGCCCCGCTCACGGCGGTGACGGTCTACAGCGTCGCCGGCGTCTCAGGGCTCGGCGGTCGCCTGCTGCTCGGCACGGCGGCCGATCGCTTCGGCGCGAAGCCGGTGCTGGTCGGCGGCCTGTTCGTGCAGGCGATGTGCATCGCGACCTATCTCGCGGTGGCGCAGCTCGGCGAATTCTACGCGCTGTCGGTGGTGTTCGGCCTCGCCTATGGCGGCGTGATGCCGCTCTATGCGGTGCTGGTCCGCGAATATTTCGGCGCGCGCATCATGGGCACCGTATTCGGCGCTGTGTCGGCCTTCGCCAGCCTCGGCATGGCGCTCGGGCCCTGGGCCGGCGGGCTCGTGTTCGACAATTTCCAGCGCTACACGTGGCTGCACGCCGGCTCCTTCGCGATCGGGCTTGCTGCCGTCGCGGTGGCGCTGAGCTTCCCGACCAGGCGAAGGCCGTCGCTCGACCTCGGCCGCGTCGCGGTGTGA
- the mepA gene encoding penicillin-insensitive murein endopeptidase, with product MSLRRLTPLLLVMTLLAAGGALAQDKGSVNPKPLPPLANPNAPDIAAKELFARKLLPSKGAAHVIGSYTRGCIGGAEQIPVNGDHWQVMRLSRNRSYGHPDMIALIKRLAARAHKDAGWPGILVGDIAQPRGGPALSGHASHQIGLDADIWLTPSPDHRLSREEREDMSAVMMVRQDRLDVDPKVFTPSHVLVLRDAAREPAVQRIFVNAAIKKALCREAKGDRAWLSKIRPWWGHDYHFHIRMRCPAGAGECEGQPSQSEDEGCKPADLAYWFSDAVLHPKPPPEPPKPKPPMTLAQMPAACKVVLHAADAKP from the coding sequence ATGAGTCTCCGCCGCCTCACCCCTCTCCTGCTCGTCATGACGCTCCTGGCCGCCGGGGGCGCGCTGGCCCAGGACAAGGGCAGCGTCAATCCGAAGCCGCTGCCGCCGCTCGCCAATCCCAACGCCCCCGATATCGCCGCCAAGGAGCTGTTCGCGCGCAAGCTGCTGCCGTCGAAGGGGGCGGCGCATGTCATCGGTTCCTACACCAGGGGCTGCATCGGCGGCGCCGAGCAGATCCCGGTCAACGGCGACCATTGGCAGGTGATGCGGCTGTCGCGCAATCGCAGCTATGGCCACCCCGACATGATCGCCCTGATCAAGCGGCTCGCGGCCAGGGCGCACAAGGACGCGGGATGGCCCGGCATCCTGGTCGGCGACATCGCCCAGCCGCGCGGCGGCCCGGCGCTGTCGGGCCATGCCAGCCATCAGATCGGTCTCGATGCCGACATCTGGCTGACGCCCTCGCCAGACCACCGCCTCTCGCGCGAGGAGCGCGAGGACATGTCGGCGGTGATGATGGTGCGCCAGGACCGGCTCGACGTCGATCCAAAGGTGTTCACCCCGAGCCATGTCCTGGTGCTGCGCGACGCGGCGCGGGAGCCGGCGGTGCAGCGCATTTTCGTCAATGCCGCGATCAAGAAGGCGCTGTGCCGCGAGGCCAAGGGCGACCGCGCCTGGCTGTCGAAGATCCGCCCCTGGTGGGGCCACGACTACCACTTCCACATCCGCATGCGCTGCCCCGCAGGGGCCGGCGAATGCGAGGGCCAGCCGTCTCAATCCGAGGACGAAGGCTGCAAGCCCGCCGATCTCGCCTATTGGTTCTCCGACGCGGTGCTGCACCCCAAGCCGCCGCCGGAGCCGCCAAAACCGAAGCCGCCGATGACGCTGGCGCAGATGCCAGCCGCCTGCAAGGTGGTGCTGCACGCGGCGGATGCAAAGCCGTAA
- a CDS encoding methyl-accepting chemotaxis protein: MFKIKSIAARLILAIALTVAVACAIVSGFSISQQRALTRMALDQQLKLQYESVIAAIDYEGRSALAVSAVIAALPPVGDAIAKGDRDSLAALLGEANKSLKAQGIPLITFQVPPAVAFYRVHAPKVFGDDVSARRETVVEAMKGGRQIVGVEPGREALGIFGMTPIMRDGKAVANVDIGAAFGKEFVDRAKKRFGIDLAVYSLDGKTLNKLSSTFGSTVVTTMDQLKNAIDGSAVRHEAELDGHPVEVYAGPIKNYAGAPVGVIEIIKDTSEYEAAFATAERNLILGTVAILAVAIVLALLLGRGLSRPLTAITAVMNALSSGDTSVTIPGSERPDELGTMAKAVDVFRRNMLEAGTMREAQEADKARAEIEKHALQRQMADRFEADVKGVVAAVARATEGMQSVAGDITTSVNGTSQRASAAATASEEASTSVNAVAAATEELASSVNEIGRQVTHSSKVASDAVVKAAETTEMVTSLATAAERIGDVLRLISEIASQTNLLALNATIEAARAGEAGRGFAVVASEVKELASQTAKATDEIASQVTAIQAATGNCVTAISGISDTIREISGIATTIAAAVEEQGSATREIARSVQQASAGTTDVSANVAGASQAADQSRALAGNVMAASGELGQHASALMRSVDTFLAGLRAA, from the coding sequence ATGTTCAAGATCAAGTCGATTGCCGCCCGCCTGATTCTCGCGATCGCCCTCACGGTGGCAGTGGCATGCGCCATCGTCTCAGGCTTCTCAATCAGCCAACAACGGGCGCTGACCCGGATGGCGCTCGATCAGCAGCTCAAGCTGCAATATGAGAGCGTGATCGCGGCGATCGACTACGAGGGACGCTCGGCACTGGCGGTCTCCGCCGTGATCGCGGCGCTGCCGCCGGTCGGCGACGCCATCGCCAAGGGCGACCGCGACAGCCTGGCCGCGCTGCTCGGCGAGGCCAACAAATCGCTGAAGGCGCAGGGTATCCCGCTCATCACCTTCCAGGTTCCGCCTGCGGTGGCGTTCTACCGCGTGCACGCTCCCAAAGTGTTCGGCGATGACGTTTCGGCGCGCCGCGAGACCGTCGTCGAGGCGATGAAGGGCGGCCGGCAGATCGTCGGCGTCGAGCCGGGCCGCGAGGCACTCGGCATCTTCGGCATGACCCCGATCATGCGCGACGGCAAAGCCGTCGCCAACGTCGATATCGGCGCCGCCTTCGGCAAGGAGTTCGTCGACCGTGCCAAGAAGCGCTTCGGCATCGACCTCGCGGTCTACTCGCTGGACGGCAAGACCCTGAACAAGCTGTCTTCGACCTTCGGCAGCACGGTCGTCACCACGATGGATCAGCTGAAGAACGCGATCGACGGTTCTGCGGTCCGGCACGAGGCCGAGCTCGACGGTCATCCGGTCGAGGTCTATGCCGGGCCGATCAAGAACTATGCGGGCGCGCCGGTCGGCGTGATCGAGATCATCAAGGACACCAGCGAGTACGAAGCCGCGTTCGCCACGGCCGAGCGCAATTTGATCCTCGGCACGGTTGCCATCCTCGCCGTCGCGATCGTGCTGGCGCTGCTGCTCGGGCGCGGCCTGTCACGGCCGCTCACCGCGATCACCGCGGTCATGAACGCCCTGTCGAGCGGCGATACCAGCGTCACCATTCCCGGCAGCGAGCGCCCGGACGAACTCGGCACCATGGCCAAGGCGGTGGACGTGTTCCGCCGCAACATGCTCGAAGCAGGCACCATGCGCGAGGCGCAGGAGGCCGACAAGGCCAGGGCAGAGATCGAGAAGCACGCCCTGCAACGCCAGATGGCCGACCGCTTCGAAGCCGACGTCAAGGGCGTGGTGGCTGCCGTGGCCAGGGCGACCGAGGGCATGCAGAGTGTCGCCGGCGACATCACTACCAGCGTCAACGGCACCTCGCAGCGGGCCTCCGCCGCAGCGACGGCCTCCGAGGAGGCTTCGACCAGCGTGAATGCGGTCGCAGCGGCGACCGAGGAGCTGGCTTCGTCGGTCAACGAGATCGGCCGCCAGGTCACCCATTCCAGCAAGGTCGCGAGCGACGCCGTGGTCAAGGCCGCGGAGACGACCGAGATGGTCACGAGCCTTGCCACCGCCGCCGAGCGCATCGGCGACGTGCTGCGTCTGATCAGCGAGATCGCGAGCCAGACCAATCTGCTTGCGCTCAACGCCACGATCGAGGCGGCGCGCGCAGGCGAAGCCGGCCGCGGCTTTGCCGTGGTCGCCTCAGAGGTGAAGGAGCTGGCGAGCCAGACCGCGAAGGCGACCGACGAGATCGCGAGCCAGGTCACCGCGATCCAGGCCGCCACCGGCAATTGCGTCACCGCGATTTCCGGGATCAGCGACACCATCCGCGAGATCAGCGGCATCGCCACCACGATCGCCGCCGCGGTCGAAGAGCAGGGCTCCGCGACGCGCGAGATCGCGCGCAGCGTGCAGCAGGCCTCGGCAGGCACCACCGACGTCTCCGCCAACGTCGCCGGCGCTAGCCAGGCCGCGGATCAATCGCGGGCGCTGGCAGGCAATGTGATGGCGGCCTCCGGCGAGCTCGGGCAGCACGCCTCGGCGCTGATGCGAAGCGTGGATACGTTCCTTGCGGGGCTGCGGGCGGCGTAG
- a CDS encoding acyl-CoA dehydrogenase family protein yields the protein MSELPGSGLVARARAVAPLIAREADEIERTRRLTPSVVAALIENGLYRALLPRSLGGAEAAPEAFMQMLEEIAKADASTAWCLGQCTVCAMIAASLDHDTAQEIFNTAPGILAWGAIAHEARAVEGGYRVTARWDFASGSRQASWLGAHVRILRADGTPRVNADGSPEVRTILFPAASATLHDVWQAIGLAGTGTDSYEVNDVFIPERFTAFRDVPSGLREAGPLYRIGTGPAFSLGFAAVSLGVARATLDAAIALARGKHPSLAAGAMRDNGAVQGLIGRTEGDLRAARAYLHATAQAMWRDLSATGEFSAAHRRAVRLAATWTIHQSAKVVDTAYHMAGATAVFRSNPFERRFRDMHAIAQQIQARDTHYEDVGKAILTETR from the coding sequence ATGTCGGAACTCCCCGGATCTGGTCTCGTCGCACGTGCCCGCGCTGTCGCGCCGCTGATCGCGCGCGAAGCGGACGAGATCGAGCGGACGCGGCGGCTGACGCCTTCCGTCGTCGCGGCGCTGATCGAGAACGGGCTGTATCGCGCCCTCCTCCCACGGAGCCTCGGCGGCGCGGAGGCCGCGCCTGAAGCCTTCATGCAGATGCTGGAGGAGATCGCCAAGGCCGATGCGTCCACGGCCTGGTGCCTCGGCCAGTGCACGGTCTGCGCGATGATCGCGGCCTCGCTCGACCACGACACCGCGCAAGAGATCTTCAACACGGCGCCCGGCATCCTCGCCTGGGGCGCGATCGCGCACGAGGCGCGCGCGGTCGAGGGCGGCTATCGCGTCACGGCGCGCTGGGATTTCGCCTCGGGCTCGCGGCAGGCGAGCTGGCTGGGCGCGCATGTGCGCATCCTCAGGGCTGACGGCACGCCGCGCGTCAATGCCGACGGCTCGCCCGAGGTGCGCACGATTCTGTTTCCCGCCGCCAGCGCGACATTGCATGACGTCTGGCAGGCAATCGGGCTCGCCGGCACCGGCACCGATTCCTACGAGGTAAACGACGTCTTCATTCCCGAGCGCTTCACCGCGTTCCGCGACGTGCCGTCCGGCTTGCGCGAGGCCGGTCCGCTCTACAGGATCGGCACCGGCCCAGCCTTCAGCCTCGGCTTTGCCGCGGTGTCGCTCGGCGTGGCACGCGCGACGCTGGATGCGGCGATTGCACTGGCGCGCGGAAAGCATCCCTCGCTGGCGGCCGGCGCGATGCGCGACAACGGCGCAGTGCAGGGGCTGATCGGCCGCACCGAGGGCGATTTGCGCGCCGCACGCGCCTATCTCCATGCCACCGCACAGGCGATGTGGCGCGACTTGTCCGCGACGGGCGAGTTCAGCGCCGCGCACCGTCGCGCGGTGCGTCTGGCCGCGACCTGGACCATCCATCAATCGGCAAAGGTGGTCGACACCGCCTATCACATGGCCGGCGCGACCGCGGTGTTCCGCAGCAACCCGTTCGAACGCCGGTTTCGCGACATGCACGCGATCGCCCAGCAGATCCAGGCGCGCGACACGCATTATGAGGATGTGGGGAAGGCGATCCTCACCGAAACCCGCTAG
- the modB gene encoding molybdate ABC transporter permease subunit, whose translation MSDISPAEWTAILLSLRVAIIATLVATPFGVALAWLLARRDFWGKSMLDAVVHLPLVLPPVVTGYLLLLTFGRRGLVGGFLADYLGIVFSFRWTGAALACGVMSFPLLVRPMRLSIEAVDRRLEQAAETLGAAPWKVFFTVTLPLALPGVLAGMVLGFAKAIGEFGATITFVSNIPGETQTISSAIYSLIQTPDGDAAAGRLVIVSIVLALGALIAAEWFARRATARLHGN comes from the coding sequence ATGTCAGACATCTCTCCCGCCGAATGGACCGCGATCCTGCTCTCGCTCAGGGTCGCGATCATCGCAACGCTGGTGGCGACGCCATTCGGCGTCGCGCTGGCATGGCTGCTGGCGCGACGCGATTTCTGGGGCAAGTCGATGCTCGACGCCGTCGTGCATCTGCCGCTGGTGCTGCCGCCGGTCGTCACCGGCTATCTGCTCCTGCTGACGTTCGGCCGCCGCGGCCTCGTCGGCGGCTTCCTCGCCGATTATCTCGGCATCGTGTTCTCGTTCCGCTGGACCGGCGCGGCGCTGGCCTGCGGCGTGATGTCGTTCCCGCTGCTGGTGCGCCCGATGCGGCTGTCGATCGAGGCGGTCGATCGCAGGCTCGAGCAGGCGGCGGAGACGCTGGGTGCCGCGCCGTGGAAGGTGTTCTTTACGGTGACGCTGCCGCTGGCGTTGCCGGGCGTGCTCGCCGGCATGGTGCTGGGCTTTGCCAAAGCGATCGGCGAGTTCGGCGCCACCATCACCTTCGTCTCCAACATTCCCGGCGAGACCCAGACGATCTCGTCGGCGATCTATTCGCTGATCCAGACCCCCGACGGCGACGCTGCGGCAGGCCGGCTCGTGATCGTCTCGATCGTGCTGGCGCTGGGCGCACTGATCGCCGCCGAATGGTTCGCCCGCCGCGCCACTGCGCGCCTGCACGGGAACTGA
- the modA gene encoding molybdate ABC transporter substrate-binding protein — translation MLRISGLFAAFVILASAARSPASAEDKTITVFAAASMKNALDEVDAAYTAKTGIKFSVSYAASSVLAKQIEQGAPADVFVSADTDWMDYAISRKTINEPSRVNLLGNSIVLIAPKDSKVDNVTITQGFDLAKLAGDGRIATGDVKSVPVGKYAKAALTSLGAWQAAEPKFAMAESVRAALTLVARGEANLGIVYSTDAKVEPGVKIVGTFPAESHPAIIYPVAATTIAKDGTGDYLAFLRSSAAKTILEKYGFKFLVSPIT, via the coding sequence ATGTTACGTATTTCAGGACTTTTCGCCGCCTTCGTGATCCTCGCAAGCGCGGCCCGCTCGCCCGCCAGCGCCGAGGACAAGACCATCACCGTGTTCGCCGCGGCATCGATGAAGAACGCGCTCGACGAGGTCGACGCGGCCTATACCGCCAAGACCGGCATCAAGTTCTCGGTCAGCTATGCCGCAAGCTCGGTGCTCGCCAAGCAGATCGAGCAGGGCGCGCCGGCCGACGTGTTCGTCTCGGCCGACACCGACTGGATGGATTACGCGATCTCCAGGAAGACCATCAACGAGCCTTCCCGAGTGAACCTGCTCGGCAACAGCATCGTGCTGATCGCGCCGAAGGATTCCAAGGTGGACAACGTCACCATCACGCAAGGTTTCGACCTGGCCAAACTCGCCGGCGACGGCAGGATCGCGACCGGGGACGTCAAGTCGGTGCCGGTCGGCAAATACGCCAAGGCGGCGCTTACGAGCCTCGGGGCATGGCAGGCCGCCGAGCCGAAATTCGCCATGGCCGAGAGCGTGCGTGCGGCGCTGACGCTGGTCGCGCGCGGCGAGGCCAATCTCGGCATCGTCTATTCCACCGACGCCAAGGTCGAGCCCGGCGTCAAGATCGTCGGCACCTTCCCGGCGGAGTCGCATCCCGCGATCATCTATCCGGTCGCCGCGACCACGATTGCGAAGGACGGGACCGGCGACTATCTCGCCTTCCTGCGCTCCTCCGCCGCCAAGACCATCCTGGAAAAATACGGCTTCAAGTTCCTGGTCAGCCCCATCACTTAA
- a CDS encoding putative bifunctional diguanylate cyclase/phosphodiesterase, giving the protein MLARAGRSPRKPRFARAPRAISEREEVLRSRAEAEAAIADARKSHERLRQAVDILPQGIVFLDAEGRYVLWNKKYAEIYSKTADLFEEGARLEDTLRIGVARGDYPEAVGHEDEWIADRLQRLYQPGARHEQKLSDGRVILIDERLTEDGGVVGLRVDITELKQREASFRLLFDGNPVPMIVCALDDERILGVNDAAVAHYGYARAEFERLNIRALQAFESEPPWMADPTCEEQAGRTWKHVKADGGLIDLAIYSRELTYAERPAVLLALMDITERKRAEARLAFMAQHDTLTGLPNRSLLRQQVDEMLLHTRRSTDKVALLMLGLDSFKSVNDTLGHAVGDKLLRGVAKRLRSTLREEDALARLNSDEFAIVQSGLARPEDAVMLAKRLLAAIADPYLLDGHSVVIGASIGIAMAPGDGDDSEKLLKSADMALSRAKLDARGSFAFFEAALDAKAQSRRKIEVELRDAIQNDVLRPYYQPLIDLQSGRITGFEALVRWPHAERGMISPAEFIPVAEDTGLINPLGGLMLRRACLDAANWPDDVRVAVNLSPLQFRSGNLLSIVTDALKHSGLPPRRLELEITETLLLEKSAQVLATLHALRALGVRISMDDFGTGYSSLSYLRSFPFDKIKIDQSFVRDLGANREAQAIIRSIVSLGKGLGVTITAEGVETEAELSCLRTEGCDEGQGFLFSKARPNAEIIGLLAAQRGIDGDEDAALVA; this is encoded by the coding sequence GTGCTTGCCCGGGCCGGCCGATCGCCGCGCAAGCCGCGCTTCGCGCGCGCGCCGCGCGCCATTTCGGAACGCGAGGAAGTCTTGCGCAGCCGCGCCGAGGCGGAAGCTGCGATCGCGGACGCGCGCAAATCCCATGAGCGCCTGCGCCAGGCCGTCGACATCCTGCCGCAAGGCATCGTGTTTCTCGACGCCGAAGGCCGCTACGTCCTCTGGAACAAGAAATACGCCGAGATCTACAGCAAGACCGCCGATCTGTTCGAAGAGGGCGCGCGTCTGGAAGACACGCTACGCATCGGCGTTGCCCGCGGCGACTACCCCGAGGCCGTCGGCCACGAGGACGAGTGGATCGCCGACCGCCTGCAGAGGCTTTATCAGCCCGGCGCCCGCCACGAGCAGAAGCTGTCGGACGGCCGCGTCATCCTGATCGACGAGCGCCTGACCGAGGATGGCGGCGTGGTCGGCCTGCGTGTCGACATCACCGAGTTGAAGCAGCGCGAGGCCTCGTTTCGCCTGTTGTTCGACGGCAATCCCGTTCCCATGATCGTCTGCGCGCTGGATGACGAGCGCATCCTCGGCGTCAACGACGCCGCGGTCGCGCATTACGGCTACGCCCGCGCCGAGTTCGAGCGGTTGAATATCCGCGCCCTGCAGGCCTTCGAGAGTGAGCCGCCCTGGATGGCGGACCCGACTTGCGAGGAGCAGGCCGGCCGGACCTGGAAGCATGTCAAGGCCGACGGCGGGCTGATCGACCTTGCGATCTATTCCCGCGAATTGACCTATGCCGAGCGGCCGGCGGTGCTGCTCGCGCTGATGGACATCACCGAACGCAAGCGCGCCGAGGCGCGGCTCGCCTTCATGGCCCAGCACGACACCCTGACCGGCCTGCCCAACCGCAGCCTGCTGCGCCAGCAGGTCGACGAGATGCTGCTGCACACGCGGCGCAGCACCGACAAGGTCGCGCTGCTGATGCTGGGGCTCGACAGCTTCAAATCGGTCAACGACACGCTCGGGCATGCGGTCGGCGACAAGCTGCTGCGCGGCGTTGCCAAGAGGCTGCGCTCGACCTTGCGCGAGGAAGACGCGCTGGCGCGGCTCAACTCCGACGAGTTCGCGATCGTGCAGAGCGGCCTGGCGCGTCCCGAGGACGCGGTGATGCTGGCCAAACGTCTGCTTGCGGCGATCGCCGATCCCTATCTGCTCGACGGCCATTCCGTGGTGATCGGCGCCTCGATCGGCATCGCGATGGCGCCGGGCGACGGCGATGATTCCGAAAAGCTGCTCAAGAGCGCCGACATGGCGCTGTCGCGCGCCAAGCTGGACGCGCGCGGCAGCTTCGCCTTCTTCGAGGCCGCGCTCGACGCGAAAGCGCAAAGCCGGCGCAAGATCGAGGTCGAGCTGCGCGATGCGATCCAGAACGACGTGCTGCGCCCCTATTACCAGCCGCTGATCGACCTCCAGAGCGGCCGCATCACCGGTTTCGAAGCGCTGGTGCGCTGGCCCCATGCCGAGCGCGGCATGATCTCGCCGGCCGAATTCATCCCGGTCGCGGAGGACACCGGCCTGATCAATCCGCTCGGCGGGTTGATGCTGCGCCGGGCGTGCCTCGACGCGGCGAACTGGCCTGACGACGTCCGCGTCGCTGTCAACCTGTCGCCGCTGCAGTTCCGCAGCGGCAATCTGCTATCCATCGTGACGGATGCGCTGAAACATTCCGGCCTGCCGCCGCGGCGGCTCGAGCTCGAGATCACCGAGACGCTGCTGCTGGAGAAGAGCGCGCAGGTGCTGGCGACGCTGCACGCCTTGCGCGCGCTCGGGGTGCGCATCTCGATGGACGATTTCGGCACCGGCTATTCCAGCCTGAGCTATTTGCGCAGTTTTCCGTTCGACAAGATCAAAATCGACCAATCCTTCGTGCGCGATCTCGGCGCCAACCGCGAGGCCCAGGCGATCATTCGCTCCATCGTCAGCCTCGGCAAAGGCTTGGGCGTCACCATCACCGCCGAAGGCGTCGAGACCGAAGCCGAGCTCAGCTGCCTGCGCACCGAGGGCTGCGACGAGGGCCAGGGCTTCCTGTTCAGCAAGGCCCGGCCCAACGCCGAGATCATCGGCCTGCTCGCCGCACAGCGCGGCATTGACGGCGACGAGGACGCCGCGCTGGTGGCGTGA
- the modC gene encoding molybdenum ABC transporter ATP-binding protein: MLRVDIEKQLGEFSLQADFTSQGRVIGLFGASGAGKTSLVNMIAGLLRPDRGTIVIDGEIVDDTAAGVHAPTWRRRIGYVFQDARLFPHLSVAQNLDYGRRMNRLAPDPAQHTRVIELLDIGALLDRRPGKLSGGERQRVALGRALLAKPRLLLLDEPLGALDEGRKLEILPYLVRLRDEANVPMVYVSHDVAELRQLATQIVMLKQGRVTSLGGVKMLS; this comes from the coding sequence ATGCTGCGGGTCGACATCGAAAAACAGCTCGGCGAATTCTCGCTCCAGGCCGATTTCACCAGCCAAGGCCGTGTCATCGGCCTGTTCGGCGCATCCGGTGCCGGCAAGACGTCGCTGGTCAACATGATCGCCGGCCTGCTGCGGCCCGACCGCGGCACCATCGTGATCGACGGCGAGATCGTCGACGACACCGCGGCCGGCGTCCATGCGCCGACCTGGCGCCGCCGCATCGGCTACGTGTTCCAGGACGCGCGGCTGTTCCCGCACCTCAGCGTCGCGCAGAATCTCGATTATGGACGGCGCATGAACCGCCTCGCGCCCGATCCGGCGCAGCACACACGCGTCATCGAGCTGCTCGACATCGGCGCTCTGCTCGACCGCCGCCCCGGAAAGCTCTCCGGCGGCGAACGCCAGCGCGTCGCGCTCGGACGCGCTTTGCTGGCAAAGCCGCGGCTGCTGTTGCTCGACGAACCGCTCGGCGCGCTCGACGAGGGCCGCAAGCTGGAGATCCTGCCCTACCTGGTGCGGCTGCGCGACGAGGCCAATGTCCCCATGGTCTATGTCAGCCACGACGTCGCCGAACTGCGCCAGCTCGCCACCCAGATCGTGATGCTGAAGCAGGGACGGGTGACGAGTCTCGGCGGGGTGAAGATGCTGTCGTAA